One Falco peregrinus isolate bFalPer1 chromosome 10, bFalPer1.pri, whole genome shotgun sequence genomic window, GGCTTGGGAAGCGCTGGGGCTCTGGAGCTGGCTGCGAGCGGCAGAGGATGTGTggccaccccctgccccctgaCAAGCAATGACCTCCACTCGCCCCAGTGTCCCTAAGCACTCCAGTGCCACGGCAAGCCAAGGTGCCTCAGTGTGGGGGACACgggtgggcagcacagggatCTGATGCTCCCTGGCGCCCGCGCCCCTGGCAGAaggcgcagcagcagcagcttcaccCCTCAGCGTGACCCCTGGTGCCACCCGCACGACCAGACTCAGgccgagcccccagccccatgccagccACCGAGCGGGTCCCTGGCCATTGGGCCCTCGAAAGGACGAGGCATGggccagcagcaggggcagcGGGTGCCAGGgtctgcagcaggctgggggctgtgccgagggcccggggccggcagcgggggtggtgggtgctggagggCCCGAAGCCGGTGGGTGCCAGGGGGCCCGAGGTTGGcagctggggtggtgggtgccGGGGCCCAGGGGCGGTGGGTGCCCAGGAGCCCGAGGTCGGCAGCGGGGGCGGTGGGTGCCGGGGCCCCCCGCCGCAGGCGTGCCCCCCGCCCGTGGCCCTGCCGGTGCTCACACGCCGAGGTCGCTGTAGGTGTTGTAGAACTCCATGTGGTTGCAGGCCTGGATCCAGCCCACCACCCAGGTGTGGCGCCGGGCGATGGGCGGCATGAGGACGCGGGCCGAGGCGCGGAAGTAGGGCGTGCGGTAGCGCAGCACCACCGGCGAGCTCTCCTCGATGGCGGTAGCCGCCGGCTCGATGGTCGCCGACACGTCCGACACCACGATCTGCTCCCGACGCACCCGCGCCTTGCAGGCCACGCTCTGCAGGCACCCCATGGCCGAGCGCTGCTCCGCGTTACCCTCCGCCGCCGAaccgcggggccgggggggaggccgggcccccccccgccgccgctgccgccgcccgcccgcagcGCATCGCCGCCCGCGCACCGGCGCCCGCACCGGCGCCGGCAGGGCGaaggcgccgccgccgcgcctcTTCGGGCCCTCGCCGGCTGCCGTACGCCGGCCGGGGCGGGCACGTgcgcccggggagggggcggggggcggggggaggcggggcgAGCCCCGCCCCGCGGGCCGCGGCCGGACGGAGGGGCCTCcccgccgccagggggcgccgcGGCAGCCGGCTGCACCGCGgccggcggggggaggcggaAGGGGAAGCGGCGCCGCGGTGGGACTGCCCGGTACCGAGCAGGCGGCGGTGTGCCCTTGGGGGTGCGGCGGGAGGAGCGGGGCGCCGTCCGGGAGGGGAAGCGGCCCCGCGCGGGGGGTGCCATGCCGGTTGCCGGGCGGCCGGAGCAGGCGCGGCGGGCGGTGACGGGCCCCACGCCTCTCGCAGGCCTCCCGCCATGCCGAGCCCCCGGAGCAGCCGCGaccggcgcggcggcggcggccgccccgaGTTCCTGTCCCTGGTGAGCCAGCgcggccccggcgcccccgacagcccggcgcggcggcgggaggcgggcggccccgcggcggccgcgctgcccgAGGAGGACTGCATGAAGCTGAACCCGTCCTTCGTGGGCATCGCCCTCAGCTCCCTGCTCGCCATCGACCTCTGGGCCTCCAAGCGCCTGGGGGTCTGCGCGGCCGAGGGCTCGGCCTGGGGCAGCGCGCGGCCCCTGATGAAGGTCATCGAGGTGTCGGGGCACGGCGTCCCCTGGCTGCTCGGCACCTGCTACGGGCTCTGCCAGAGCCACAGCTCTGCCGCCAGGGAGGTGCTGCTCAACCTGCTGTTCGGTGAGGCTGGGGGCTCACCGCGGGGCTCTGCGAGGCGGGGGGCGGCAAGGGGGCCTGGGGGAcggggcagagctgggtgaaCCTCAGCCTCGCACAGCCCCGAGGGTGCTAGCTGGTGCTGAGTGACGGGCGCGGGCTCACCCGGGGTGCCTGGCACCAGCGCGGGTAACCCTGCAGCCGCAGGGCATGGTGGCCTGGGTACGGCGCACGTCACAGCTCCGACCCACGGCCTGCGAAACTCCTGACAGCCAAACTGCTCCTGCGGTTGCACAAGACTTTCGGGGAGCTGAACTCTCTTTTAGCTCTTCGGCTTATCAGAACAGCGCATTCCAGGTGCAGCTGCCTAGTGTTGAGCCACCAGCCTGTTCCCTGAAAAGCTGCTCTGGCACGCAGACGTCTGCACCCCTGGGCTCCCCGCAGGTAGTACCTGCATGGATTGATCTGTATCAGCAAGCGAGGAGACTCACCTCAAAGCATGCGTTTTAATCTTGTGTGGTGTAacattcccccccaccccggcatCCCGTCCTATTAGGTGTACTTAGATTCCTCATTTTTGCTCACTTAGAAACCATAGTCGCTCCAGAGCAACACACCTTTTTAGGGTCCAAGTTCTTACTCTTCTATGAAGTTGCAAATAATTGGTGTCTCACACTTATTATTTGAATTTGTATCCTTTTGGTGGGAAACATATGAGTTTACTCATCTTTTTCATCTAGCAACACGTGATTAAATTACAGTCCCGCACGGCAGGGCtgtgg contains:
- the PLPP6 gene encoding polyisoprenoid diphosphate/phosphate phosphohydrolase PLPP6; the protein is MPSPRSSRDRRGGGGRPEFLSLVSQRGPGAPDSPARRREAGGPAAAALPEEDCMKLNPSFVGIALSSLLAIDLWASKRLGVCAAEGSAWGSARPLMKVIEVSGHGVPWLLGTCYGLCQSHSSAAREVLLNLLFALLLDLVLVAVVKGLVKRQRPTHNKMDMFVTISVDKYSFPSGHATRAALVSRFILRHLVLAVPLRVLVVLWALIVSISRVMLGRHNMTDVLFGLLLGYALYSVVEYCWLSPLNAPALFALWSR